A DNA window from Mobula hypostoma chromosome 3, sMobHyp1.1, whole genome shotgun sequence contains the following coding sequences:
- the mettl14 gene encoding N6-adenosine-methyltransferase non-catalytic subunit isoform X3, whose translation MQYNEEIYKDSSTFLKGTQSLNPHNDYCQHFVDTGHRPQNFIRDVGLADRFEEYPKLRELIRLKDDLISQTNTPPMYLQADLETFDLRELKSKFDVILVEPPLEEYYRETGVTAIEKCWTWDDIMKLEIEEIAALRSFVFLWCGSGDGLDLGRVCLRKWGFRRCEDICWIKTNKDNPGKTKTLDPKAVFQRTKEHCLMGIKGTVRRSTDGDFIHANVDIDLIITEEPEIGNLEKPVEIFHIIEHFCLGRRRLHIFGRDSTIRPGWLTVGPSLTNSNFNAETYSSYFTGTNVHLTGCTEEIERLRPKSPPPKTKPDRGGGASRGGGRGGTSAGRGERGRERNRGNFRGERGGFRGRGGAAHRGGFAR comes from the exons GGTACACAAAGCTTGAATCCACACAATGACTACTGTCAGCATTTTGTGGACACTGGTCATCGCCCTCAAAACTTCATTCGTGATGTAG GCCTTGCTGACAGATTCGAAGAATACCCTAAACTCCGTGAACTTATCCGGCTGAAGGATGACTTAATTTCACAAACTAATACTCCTCCCAT GTATTTACAGGCTGATCTGGAGACATTTGATCTTAGAGAACTAAAGAGCAAATTTGACGTTATTTTGGTTGAACCACCTTTGGAAGAATATTACAGAGAAACTGGAGTAACAGCCATTGAAAAATGCTGGACATGGGATGAT ATCATGAAACTGGAAATTGAAGAAATTGCTGCTCTAAGATCTTTTGTCTTTTTATGGTGTGGCTCTGGGGACGGTCTGGACCTTGGAAGAGTG TGTTTGCGCAAGTGGGGTTTCAGACGTTGTGAAGATATATGCTGGATCAAAACCAATAAAGATAACCCTGGGAAAACCAAAACCCTAGACCCAAAAGCAGTCTTCCAGCGAACAAAG GAACATTGCCTAATGGGTATCAAAGGAACAGTGCGCAGAAGTACAGACGGCGATTTTATCCATGCAAATGTAGATATTGATCTTATTATTACAGAAGAGCCAGAGATTGGGAATCTTGAAAAACCTGTGGAAATATTTCACATCATTGAACATTTCTGTCTGGGACGAAGGAGATTACACATTTTTGGAAGGGACAGCACAATAAGACCAG GATGGTTAACTGTGGGTCCTAGTCTTACAAACAGTAACTTCAATGCTGAAACTTACAGCTCGTACTTCACTGGAACCAATGTACATCTAACTGGTTGTACAGAAGAGATTGAAAGACTTCGTCCCAAATCACCACCTCCAAAAACTAAACCTGATCGTGGAGGTGGAGCCTCCAGGGGTGGAGGAAGAGGTGGCACTTCAgcaggacgtggagagagaggacgGGAAAGAAACAGAGGAAATTTCAGAGGAGAGAGAGGTGGATTCAGAGGTCGAGGAGGTGCTGCCCATCGAGGGGGATTTGCACGGTGA